The DNA segment AAGTCGGCCGCGTTGTGCTGGCTGACAGCTTCGCTGCCATCCATCAGCCATTGAATGCCGCGGCGCAGACGGCTTGCGATCTTGTCTTTGATATTCACAGTCATGCCCGCCCTGCCACGCTTCCGATACGACCTTGCTTGAGGGCCTGAACCACCTGGTCCTTGGGACCATCGGCCACAATCTTTCCGCCATCCACCACGATCAGGCGGTCCACCAGTTCCAGCAATGCGGTGCGGTGTGTCACCAGCAGCATGCTCTTGCCCTTGCCGGCCTCCATCAGGCGGCGGCGCAACATGGCTTCGCTCTGGTTGTCCAGGTTGCTGCTGGGTTCGTCCAGCAACAGCACTGCCGGGTCATGGATCATGGCGCGCGCCACCGCAATGGATTGGCGCTGGCCGCCCGACAAGGACTCGCCGCGCTCACCGATGGGCATGTCGTAGCCATCGGGGTGCTGGTCGGCAAATTCGTTCACACCGGCCAGGTGGGCGGCGCGCAGCATGTCGTCTTCGCTGGCAAACGGCGCACCGATCAGCAGGTTGTGCTTGAGGCTGCCGTAGAACAGCATGGGGTCCTGGGGCACGTGGCCGATGGCGCGGCGCAGGTCGCTGGGGTCGATCTGGCGCACGTCCACCCCATCCACCAGCACCGCACCTTCGGTCGGCTGGTACAGGCCCAGCACCAGCTTTTCGAGGGTGCTCTTGCCCGATCCAATGCGGCCGATGATGCCCACACGCTCACCGGCAGCCACTTTCAGCGACAGATTGCTGAGCACCGGCTGCTTGCTGCCGGGGTAGGAGAAGCTGACGTTGCGGAACTCGATCGCCCCCTGCAGGTTCGGGCGGCTGACATATTCCTTGTCCTGCGAGCGCTCCACCGGCATCTTCATGTAGTTGTCGATGGAGTTCAGCGAGGTGCGCGCGTTCTGGTACTGCATCATCAGCCCTGCCACCTGCCCCAGCGGCGCCAGGCAGCGCCCTGCAATCATGGAGGCTGCGATGATGCCACCCATGGAAAGCGATGCGTCCTGCACCAGATAGACACCGATCACCACCACTGCCACAGACACCATCTGCTGCATGGTCTGCACAAAGTTCACCGTGGCCGAGGAGATCAGCTTGATCTTGCCGCCCATGTAGGCCAGATATTCGGTGGAGCTCTCCCACAGGCGCTGCACGCTGCCCTGGGCGTTCAGGGTCTTGACGGCTTCCAGATTGGTCAGCGACTCCACCAGCACCGCATTGCGCTGCGAAGCCGCCTGGAAGGTCTTGATGGTCATGGCTTCCATGCGTGCCTGGGCGGCAAACGACACGGCCAGCACGGCGGCAATCGCCACCACCGGCGGAATCAGCATCCACGGCGAGATCCAGGCCAGCACGGCCAGGAACAGCAGCACAAACGGCAGATCGACCAGCGTGGTCAGGCTGGCCGAGGCAATGAAGTCGCGCACCGATTCAAACGAGCGCAGGTTCGACGCAAACGAGCCCACCGAAGCGGGCCGCGCCTCCATGCGCAGGTCCAGCACCCGTTCCATGATCTGGGCGGACAGCTTGACGTCCACACGCTTGCTGGCGGTATCCACCACATAGGAACGCAAGGTGCTCAGCGCAAAGTTGAACAGCAGCACCAGGCCGATGCCGATCGCCAGCACCCACAGGGTTTCAAACGCATTGTTGGGTACGACCCGGTCGTACACATTCATGGAGAACATGGGCATGGCCAATGCAAACACATTGATCAGCACTGCGGCCACCAGCGCATCACGGTACAGGCGCCAGTTCTCCCAGATCACGGCCCAGAACCAGTGGCTGCTGCGCGCCTCCGTTCCGGCCTGGATGGAACGCTTTTCCAGCCGGAACTGCGGACGCACAAAGCACATCACGCCGGCGTACTGGGCCTGCAACACCTCCCGCTCCACCAGCACCGCGCCTTCAGACTCCGGGTACTGCATTAGCAACCGCCCATCGGCCTGCACCTGCAGCAGCAGGGCCGCGCGGTCACCTTTCAGCAATACGATGGCCGGCAGCAGCTCCGCCGGCAGATGGTCCAGGTGGCGGCGCACCACACGAGCCGTGCAGTGTGCACGCTGTGCTGCCCGTGCCAGCAATGATGGCGTCAGGCGCTGGTTCACCAAAGGCAAGCCGCTGCTCAAGGCCTGCGCAGTCAGTGGATTGCCATGGATGCGCGTGATTTCGACCAGGCAGGCCAGCAAGGGATCGTCATGCACCGTATGGGGTGCCGGCATGCCCTGGAGCGTCACCGAGGGGCCCGGTGACCGCACCGCATCGGCATCCATCTTTCCGGCAGCGGCCAGTATGGCCTGGGCTTCGGATTGGGCTCCGGATTGGGTGTGTGCATCCGCTTGCGGACGCACGGCCTCGGAGGCCACGGTATCTTTTTCTTGAAGCGACATGGATATCTCAGATCAACTCATCGTCGTCATTGATCAGGCTGTGCGTATCGCGCATGCGCTGACGGGCAGCCTTGCGGCGTTCCAATTTTTCCAGGGCCTGGGGGGGGCAGATCGGTCAGGCGCAAAGTCCCGTTGCGCAGCAATGCATCAATCAAGTCTTCCAGCACGCGGATGAAACCGTCGTCCAGATCGCTCATCGCCTGCTTGCCACGTCCCGCAGAATCTTCCGGTGGCTGGTGTGGATGGTCCATGTCTCTTACAGGGACCGGCATCACGCCGGTCCCGTTTCGTTGCAAAGGTTGCCCCGTACTACTTGGTTTTCAGCACAGGGGGCTTGTCCCCGTCACCATACGCTACGACAGGAGCCAGATTGGTAGTGTCAGGCAATGGAGTCATGCAAGCTTGCAGTAGATCATCCGGCAGCACCAGGGACTGCTGCTCTTCAGGCAGATCCCCTGCATGCGGCTGTGCCAGACCCAGCGTGGTCAGCAGCTTGTTCGACAGCGCCAGCCACTGGTACTCCTGCTTCTTCAGGTCGTACTGCGCGTTGAGCAGCGAACGGCGTGCATCGAACAGCTCGTTCTCGGTATCCAGCAAGTCCAGCAGCGAGCGCTGGCCAATCTGGAACTGCTGCTGATAGGCCACTTTCACCTTGCTGGTGGACAGCTCGTGCTCACGCAGGAAAGGCAGTTGCTGGCGCAGACGCACGATGTTGTTCCACGACACCGACAGCTCCTGCTGGATGTTGCGGCAGGTGTAATCCGCCACATCGCGCGCCGCATAGCCCTGGGCAATCGTCTGGCGCACGCGCGCCTCATCGGCACCGCCGCGGTACAGGTTGTAGGTCATCAGCACCTGCACATTGGCGGTCTGCATGTCGCGGTAGATGCCGTCCGGCTGGGTGCGGTCGCGCCCCACGCCAGCGCGCAGTTCCACCAGCGGAGCGCGCGAGCCCTTGGCCGATTTCTCACCCGCCTGGGCGGCCTGCACCAGCGCCTGCTTGGACAGCAGGCTGGGGTTGCCGCGCAGGGATTCGACAAAATTCTGCGTCGTACCGGCATTGGGCAGCTGTGCCGTGATATCCGGCACCGGATCCAGATCGGCCACTGGATATTCCCCGATCACACGGCGGTAGCGCTGCGTCACATCGTTGAGGTTGTTGCTCTCGGTCATCAGATTGGTCTGCGCCAATGCCAGACGGCCATTGGCCTGCTCCAGGTCGACGCCACGGCCCACACCGGACTGCTGACGTTCGCGCAACTGGCTCAGCGTGCCTTCGTGCATGCTGTAGTTCTCGCGCGCCATGCTGCGCATTTCGCGGTAGCGCTGCACATCCAGATAGGCGGCCACCGCCTCGTTGGCCAGGTTGTTGCTGGTCGCCATCAGTTCGTAATAGCCCGACAGCTTTTCATAGCCCCACTGGCGGATGTTGTTGGTGGTGATGCCACCATCAAAAATCAGCTGGCGCAGATCCAGGTTCCAGCCCGGACGGTTCCAGTCATAGTTGGACTGGCCAGGCATGTGGCTGCGCCACTCCTTGCCCACCCAACCCTGGGCCGTCACCTGGGGACGCCAGCCGCCACGGGCGATGTTTTGACCTTCCAGCGAAGAAACAAAATCCTGATAGCGCGCGCGCACCTCGGGGTGCGTGGTCACGGCTTTTTCCACGGCTTTGGGCAATTGCAGCACATTGCTGTTGCTGGCGGTTTGCGCCGCGGCACCCCAGGCCAGCGTGGCTGCGCCCATGGTGATGATGAGTTGTGCGATGGGTTTACGTTGCATATTCAAATCTCCTCGTGTTGCTGTACTCACGCCCTCTCCTGCGTGATGGCTAGTCCTGTGGGCACTAGCTCCTCCCGGAACGAGACACTGCGCTCTGGGCGCAAACAGAATCAGTCTCTGGGTGGCGTTTGCTGGAAGCGGTCTGATGCCGCACGCTACCCCCCTGACGACCGTCTGATGAAGCCGGGCCTCTTGCCCGTGCACACGACCGCCTTTCGGCAGCCAATGCGAAGACAGCAAGCTCTGAGCCCGCCGCTGTCGCCCGCGCATGTCTTGCATGCTTAAGTGACACAACCATGGTGGGAGGTTCCCCCTCGGCAAGGCGGAGCTACCGGTTTCCGGCCGGTATTCTTGAAGCATGACCTTGCGTCCTGACGGACCGTCTTCCATTTATGCGAATGGAAAATCGCGGCGAAATTGATCGGTCCTGAAAAAATTATAGTAATCACCTATTACAAAGGAAACAAGATTTACACAGATTGACAATCAATAAAAGGTACTTTCCGACGAAAGCGCATGCACACTTCGACTGTCGGCTTTTGGCTGACATAGCGCACAGCGGGCGATGCTGGTTTGCGCCAGCACAGAGTTCACCGCTTGTGCGCCAAAACAACATGGCCTCGGGATTCCCGGCACAAAAAAAGGAGCCCCAAGGCTCCTTTTTTTGTTGGCGTGTCAGCGCTGCTTACAGCGTGGAAACCATCTCCGGCACGGCCTGGAACAGGTCGGCTTCCAGCCCGTAGTCGGCCACCGAGAAGATCGGTGCTTCCGGGTCCTTGTTGATCGCCACGATCACCTTGGAGTCCTTCATGCCTGCCAAGTGCTGGATCGCAC comes from the Comamonas terrigena NBRC 13299 genome and includes:
- a CDS encoding type I secretion system permease/ATPase; its protein translation is MPAPHTVHDDPLLACLVEITRIHGNPLTAQALSSGLPLVNQRLTPSLLARAAQRAHCTARVVRRHLDHLPAELLPAIVLLKGDRAALLLQVQADGRLLMQYPESEGAVLVEREVLQAQYAGVMCFVRPQFRLEKRSIQAGTEARSSHWFWAVIWENWRLYRDALVAAVLINVFALAMPMFSMNVYDRVVPNNAFETLWVLAIGIGLVLLFNFALSTLRSYVVDTASKRVDVKLSAQIMERVLDLRMEARPASVGSFASNLRSFESVRDFIASASLTTLVDLPFVLLFLAVLAWISPWMLIPPVVAIAAVLAVSFAAQARMEAMTIKTFQAASQRNAVLVESLTNLEAVKTLNAQGSVQRLWESSTEYLAYMGGKIKLISSATVNFVQTMQQMVSVAVVVIGVYLVQDASLSMGGIIAASMIAGRCLAPLGQVAGLMMQYQNARTSLNSIDNYMKMPVERSQDKEYVSRPNLQGAIEFRNVSFSYPGSKQPVLSNLSLKVAAGERVGIIGRIGSGKSTLEKLVLGLYQPTEGAVLVDGVDVRQIDPSDLRRAIGHVPQDPMLFYGSLKHNLLIGAPFASEDDMLRAAHLAGVNEFADQHPDGYDMPIGERGESLSGGQRQSIAVARAMIHDPAVLLLDEPSSNLDNQSEAMLRRRLMEAGKGKSMLLVTHRTALLELVDRLIVVDGGKIVADGPKDQVVQALKQGRIGSVAGRA
- a CDS encoding TolC family outer membrane protein → MQRKPIAQLIITMGAATLAWGAAAQTASNSNVLQLPKAVEKAVTTHPEVRARYQDFVSSLEGQNIARGGWRPQVTAQGWVGKEWRSHMPGQSNYDWNRPGWNLDLRQLIFDGGITTNNIRQWGYEKLSGYYELMATSNNLANEAVAAYLDVQRYREMRSMARENYSMHEGTLSQLRERQQSGVGRGVDLEQANGRLALAQTNLMTESNNLNDVTQRYRRVIGEYPVADLDPVPDITAQLPNAGTTQNFVESLRGNPSLLSKQALVQAAQAGEKSAKGSRAPLVELRAGVGRDRTQPDGIYRDMQTANVQVLMTYNLYRGGADEARVRQTIAQGYAARDVADYTCRNIQQELSVSWNNIVRLRQQLPFLREHELSTSKVKVAYQQQFQIGQRSLLDLLDTENELFDARRSLLNAQYDLKKQEYQWLALSNKLLTTLGLAQPHAGDLPEEQQSLVLPDDLLQACMTPLPDTTNLAPVVAYGDGDKPPVLKTK